Proteins encoded within one genomic window of Deltaproteobacteria bacterium HGW-Deltaproteobacteria-2:
- the lptA gene encoding lipopolysaccharide transport periplasmic protein LptA — translation MIKKICLFVVFIALISVLRVHADNNPLIKQSDDPIEITSNRMEAFNEKKLVVFSGNALAKQGNKVLKADQLRLYYKEESGKKNKIGKIETENAGDLEKIEAKGNVSLTQGERIATGDEAVYFRESNKVIMTGNAMLKEGKNLIKGDRVIVFLNENRGIVESNTQKQVKAIIYPQEKKKAGSN, via the coding sequence ATGATTAAAAAAATTTGTTTATTTGTCGTATTTATTGCTTTAATTTCAGTTCTTCGCGTTCATGCTGATAATAATCCCTTGATTAAACAATCAGATGATCCCATCGAAATTACTTCCAACCGGATGGAGGCTTTTAACGAAAAGAAGCTCGTCGTATTTTCCGGCAACGCCTTAGCAAAACAGGGCAACAAAGTGCTGAAAGCAGACCAGTTGCGTTTGTATTATAAAGAAGAATCCGGTAAAAAAAATAAAATCGGAAAAATTGAAACAGAAAATGCCGGTGACTTGGAGAAAATAGAAGCGAAAGGAAATGTTTCCTTAACGCAAGGAGAAAGAATAGCAACGGGAGACGAAGCAGTATACTTTAGAGAAAGTAATAAAGTTATCATGACCGGTAATGCTATGTTGAAAGAAGGTAAAAACCTTATCAAGGGAGACAGGGTTATAGTGTTTCTTAATGAAAATAGAGGAATTGTTGAAAGTAACACGCAAAAACAAGTTAAAGCAATAATTTATCCTCAGGAAAAAAAGAAGGCAGGGAGCAACTAG
- a CDS encoding phenylphosphate carboxylase subunit delta, with protein sequence MKEKLCKIKLLILDVDGVMTDGRIMMDDKGCELKSFNVRDGHGIKILQRYGVGVAILTGRKSKVVEYRAKDLEIKDVYQGALNKKEVFEKILKKRKLSAEETAYLGDDIVDIPVLKRAGFSAAVADALDVVKVSVDYVTKNRGGYGAVRELCEMILQAQGKWQEVSERYEFSEKGC encoded by the coding sequence ATTAAAGAAAAACTATGCAAAATAAAACTTTTGATTCTGGATGTAGACGGTGTCATGACGGATGGCAGGATAATGATGGATGATAAAGGGTGCGAATTAAAAAGTTTCAATGTTCGCGACGGACATGGCATAAAGATATTACAACGCTATGGAGTTGGGGTTGCTATACTTACAGGTCGAAAATCTAAAGTAGTGGAATATAGGGCTAAGGATCTGGAGATTAAAGATGTTTATCAAGGCGCTTTAAACAAGAAAGAAGTGTTTGAAAAAATTCTCAAGAAGCGCAAATTATCTGCAGAGGAAACTGCTTATTTAGGCGATGATATAGTGGACATACCGGTACTGAAAAGAGCCGGATTTTCGGCAGCGGTCGCCGACGCTTTGGATGTAGTAAAAGTATCGGTTGATTACGTGACTAAAAACAGAGGCGGATATGGTGCTGTAAGAGAACTTTGTGAAATGATTCTGCAAGCTCAGGGAAAGTGGCAGGAGGTTTCTGAAAGATACGAATTTAGTGAAAAGGGCTGTTGA
- the lptC gene encoding LPS export ABC transporter periplasmic protein LptC, translating to MKLNKKTAIISSIAVVSLVVLIAVVAVIKVGVNKPKNLLKALQNSVDLQIKGFVYTEVGEANAKWEVKAETATYDKKQDLAIFDKVQIKLTTSDGKVFVMTADKGQMLIKKKSIDIKGNVVINSDTGDKFSTDYLNYSDAEKKFYTDAPVTMENKRMKITGRGLTLFMNKGELNIPSMVKAKII from the coding sequence ATGAAATTAAACAAAAAAACAGCCATTATATCTTCAATAGCAGTTGTTTCTTTGGTGGTTTTGATTGCCGTTGTGGCTGTGATCAAGGTCGGTGTAAATAAACCCAAAAATTTGTTAAAAGCACTTCAGAATAGCGTAGACCTGCAAATAAAAGGCTTCGTTTATACGGAAGTTGGTGAAGCCAATGCCAAATGGGAAGTAAAAGCCGAAACCGCCACATATGATAAAAAGCAGGATCTTGCTATATTTGATAAAGTTCAAATAAAGTTAACAACTTCAGATGGTAAGGTCTTTGTAATGACAGCGGATAAAGGGCAGATGCTGATAAAGAAAAAAAGCATTGATATAAAAGGTAATGTAGTCATAAATTCAGATACCGGCGATAAATTTTCCACCGATTATTTGAATTACAGCGATGCTGAAAAGAAATTTTATACCGATGCGCCGGTGACAATGGAAAATAAGCGTATGAAGATAACAGGAAGAGGATTAACTCTCTTTATGAATAAAGGGGAATTGAATATTCCCTCGATGGTTAAAGCTAAAATAATTTGA